The Solibacillus daqui genome has a segment encoding these proteins:
- the aepX gene encoding phosphoenolpyruvate mutase, whose translation MKKTTKLKQMLHSNELGFLMEAHNGLSAKIVENTGFKGIWASGLSISAALGVRDNNEASWTQVLEVIEFMSDATNIPILLDGDTGYGNFNNMRRLVRKLEQRGIAGVCIEDKLFPKTNSFINGEAQPLADIDEFCGKIKAAKDAATDPDFIVVARVEAFIAGWGLEEAVKRAEAYRQAGADAILMHSKRADATEIKAFMEVWDNRHPVIIVPTKYYSTPTEQFSEWGVSTVIWANHNVRAAIKAMEQVTQKIFTDQSLINVEGNIASVSHIFELQGAEELKEAEKKYLPAYGQQISAVILAASQGEDFDTLTTQLPKTLLSVNNKSIFDSQVELFNEAGVKDIIAVRGFGKEHFKQSNITFIDNDCFNESKELYSLNLALNNVKDSMIVSYGDILFKPFILNELLTSESAITIIVDSDVDYTKTGYKDYILATEKYDRRKFNQKAFLKNMSNGINSENVDGEFIGLCKFTATGLTYLKNAIRILSEIKPLEEIRFSEVLTYLAKEHAVSIKYIRGSWIDVDNVIELQKAGEI comes from the coding sequence ATGAAAAAAACGACAAAGCTAAAGCAAATGCTTCATTCAAATGAGTTAGGTTTTTTAATGGAAGCACATAATGGATTATCAGCTAAAATTGTTGAAAATACAGGATTTAAAGGGATATGGGCGAGTGGATTGTCTATTTCTGCTGCACTGGGTGTACGAGACAATAATGAGGCATCGTGGACACAAGTATTAGAAGTGATTGAATTTATGAGTGATGCTACTAATATCCCGATTCTTTTAGACGGGGATACAGGATATGGGAACTTTAATAATATGAGGCGCTTAGTGCGTAAGCTTGAACAGCGCGGCATCGCAGGGGTATGCATTGAGGATAAATTATTCCCAAAAACTAATTCCTTTATTAATGGTGAGGCACAGCCTTTAGCTGATATCGATGAATTTTGTGGGAAGATTAAAGCAGCTAAAGATGCAGCAACAGATCCTGATTTTATTGTAGTAGCCCGAGTTGAGGCATTTATTGCTGGATGGGGACTAGAGGAAGCCGTAAAGCGTGCAGAGGCTTATCGTCAAGCTGGTGCTGATGCTATTTTAATGCATAGTAAACGAGCGGATGCAACAGAAATTAAAGCGTTCATGGAAGTTTGGGACAATCGTCATCCTGTTATTATTGTACCGACAAAGTATTATTCAACACCGACAGAGCAATTTAGCGAGTGGGGTGTAAGTACTGTAATTTGGGCGAATCATAATGTTCGTGCAGCGATTAAAGCAATGGAGCAAGTAACACAAAAAATCTTTACTGATCAAAGCTTAATAAATGTAGAGGGAAATATTGCTTCAGTGAGTCATATTTTTGAGTTGCAAGGAGCAGAGGAGCTAAAAGAGGCAGAGAAAAAATACTTACCTGCATATGGACAGCAAATTTCGGCTGTTATATTAGCTGCATCGCAAGGTGAAGATTTTGATACTTTAACAACACAGCTCCCTAAAACATTACTATCTGTAAATAATAAGTCTATTTTTGATTCGCAAGTAGAGTTATTTAATGAGGCAGGTGTGAAGGATATAATAGCTGTTCGTGGCTTTGGTAAAGAGCATTTTAAACAATCAAATATTACATTTATTGATAATGATTGTTTTAATGAATCAAAAGAGCTATATTCCTTAAACTTAGCCTTAAATAATGTGAAGGACAGTATGATTGTATCGTACGGAGATATTTTATTTAAACCATTTATTTTAAATGAGCTATTAACATCTGAATCAGCTATAACAATCATCGTTGATTCGGATGTAGATTATACTAAAACTGGATATAAAGATTATATATTGGCAACTGAAAAATATGATAGAAGAAAGTTTAATCAAAAAGCGTTTTTGAAAAATATGTCAAATGGAATTAATTCTGAGAACGTTGATGGGGAATTTATAGGACTGTGTAAATTTACAGCAACAGGTTTAACATACTTAAAAAATGCTATCCGTATTTTAAGTGAAATAAAGCCGTTAGAAGAAATTCGCTTTAGTGAAGTACTTACTTATTTAGCTAAAGAACATGCTGTGTCTATAAAATATATTCGTGGTTCTTGGATTGATGTAGATAATGTAATCGAACTTCAAAAAGCAGGAGAAATTTAA